The region TAAATTATGAATCTAATATTTGGGAACTTGTTAATACAATAATAAAGGAAATCTTTCCTCAATTTTATAGGCAAGATTTGATAAATAAAAAAATAGACTATATAAATCAACTAGACGAAATATTTAATGAAATTGAAGAAGTATATAGAAATAAAAACAGATATAATATGCACTGGGCCTTTGATAATGCACAAACTAAATTTAATGATTTTTACTTGCAAATGACTGAAGGGAAAATAAAGTCTGAATTAGAATATTGTAAAACGAAAAAGAAAATATTAACTGAATTTGGAAAATTAGATAAAACGAATAGAAAAATGATTCATCAGATAAAAAGAAGATTCCGAATATATTCAACATTATCGTCTCTCGTGTCAATCGTTGATATTATGATTTCTTTAATACTGATTTTAGTAATTTCTGAAATAAGTCATAGGGGTGAATACTTTATTACTTCTGCTTATATGAGTTTTTTATTTGTTCTATTCTTTGCCTTACTTAAGGTTACTTTAGAAAGATACTATATAATGCCTAAAGTGGAAAAATGGGGATGGAAGCTATACAATAGGGGAACAAAAAAATTCAAGAAAAACTTATCAATTTTAACCGCAATGAGTCTTGTTATACATGAGTCAATTGATAGAAAACATGATACTTCTGAAGTGGTAAGCATACTAAGAACCAGCATAAAAGAATCAATCGGGGAATAGTAAGAAATAGCTATTTTGTGAGATTAAGATTGTATGTAGTAGATAGCAAAATTCCCTGAATTCATCATGTCAATTTAGGCCACTTTTTTTGGTCAGTAGTAACAGTAAGATATTGATTTTATGAGTAGATAAAGATACATTTCTGTCATATTGAACTTATATATATACTGGAAATTTACTAAAATACCAATGAGGTTAGAATATGTATAAAAACACAAAAGGTCAGCATCTCTAAAGATACTGACCTCGCTTGGGCAAGCGTTAGTGTATTGTTATTATACCATACTTACATTGAGTACACAAGAAAAATTCAGTTTATGGCCTGGCAGGGGACTAATATTATTAAAGCAGGAGCTATTTCTCCTGTTTTTTCTCTTTCATATTACTGCCATCCCTATTTCCAAAGGCAATCCCATAAGCAACCTTCACAATAGTGTTAAAAGCCTCATAACGCAAAGTATCAATACCTCATAATTATTGTGTAGAAAGGTGATGGTTAAAATACTTGATACAATGAAATAAGATAAAACTTTATCGTTTTACGATAAAAAAATATTGAAAATAAATAAAAAACATGTTATATTTACATTGTGAATTATTTGGTTGGATTATTGGATAGTGGGATGATAGAACTTTTGATTCAAAAAGACTACTGGCTAAACATAGTTTTATGTTGATAATTATAAGGAGGAGTATTAATTGGTATATGACATTGTAATAGTTGGTGGCGGTCCTTCAGGATCTACTCTTGCAAGAATGCTTGATGAGAAATACAAAGTACTGCTTATTGATAAAAGAAATCTCTATGATGAAATTAACTTTAAACGCGAAAAATGTTGTGGTGGATTATTAGCTCCAGATGCACAAAAAGTTTTAGCTCAATTTGGATTGGGATTACCTAAAGATGTTATAGTAGGCCCACAGATGTTTAGTGTTAGATCCATAGATATTGACAATCATATACTAAAGTACTATCAAAGACATTATATTAATGTTCATCGTGAAAAATTTGATAGATGGTTGCTATCACTAGTACCCCAAAATGTTCAGGTTATGACTTCTTGTATTTTCAAGGGTTATAGAGAAACTGAAGGCAATATTGAAGTTGAAGTATTTAATCAAGGTGTTACAGAAAAAATATCTACAAAATTACTTGTAGGGGCAGACGGTGCAACTTCAAAGGTAAGACGGATGGCTTTTGAAAATGATAAACTGCCAGACAGGTATGTTTCTATACAAAAGTGGTATAAGACATCAAAAGAATCTCCTCATTTCATTTCAATATTCGATGAAGAAGTTACAGATTTCTATTCCTGGGTAATTCAGAAGGAAGACTATGCCATTGTTGGAGCTGCCATACTGGATTATGCTAATGCCAATGAAAAATTTCAAATATTAGTTGAGAAACTGAGAAAAAAAGGTTATGAATTTGGGAAGTGTATTAAGCGTGAAGGGACTTGGATCATGAGACCAAGAAAGTTAAACCAAATAAATCTTTTCAAAGGTAATGTGGCTCTCATAGGTGAAGCCGGAGGATTTATTAGTCCAAGTTCTGCTGAAGGCATTAGTTACGCATTGAAAAGTGGAGCTATTTTAGCTGATTGCATTAATCATTCTATGAAAAATTATGGATTAAGATATAAGCGAAAAACAACAAAACTAAGGATTAATATATTTGTGAAGAACCTGAAATCCTTATTAATGTACAATAAATTTACTAGAAAGCTAATAATGAAGACTGGTGTATTAGCTATGGAAGTTCATAAGAATGTTTATTAAATAAACTATTGGTTGTCTTTCTTTTTTATAGCAAATACACATCTCTTTATATTTACCTATTATATAATTTTATGGACATTTGGGGAACTTAACGTTATAATCAAAATATTAAAAATGGAGAAAATCACAATAAATACATAAAAAAGAGGTGTGAAATTTATGGACCCTTTCGCTGTAATGCTTATGGAAAAGAATAAAGAGAGTGGTGTATTAGAAAAAGAAATAGAAAATTATACTATTTCTAACCATGGAAATTTAATTGAGAGTATTTACATGATACATGAAGAAGAAAAGGATCTTGTTTATGTAAAAATTACAACAGACAAAGATGTGGAAGATTGGGAGTTTCCTGCTATTTTAGATTATTATGATGAAGATACTTTAAAGAATGTAGCTTTGTCCTGCAAAGAAATAGAGGACACTTATAATCCAACTTGGGAAGTTGTTGTAGAGTTTATTCCAATACAAGATGAGATGCAAAAGAAATTACAGGCTTTACTAAATAAACATAAAGAACAATTAGATGAAGTGTATGATACAATTAAAGGTAAAAAAGAAGAATATAAATAAGTTGTATGGAATAAAAATGGAGAATATCATTGCGGATATTCTCTGTTTTTTTGAAATGGTTTTGTTCCGTATGAACTGTTTAATTTTCAAACCATATATTACTATTTATATAAAAGAATTATTATTTGATTTTCTGGAAATACCAAAAAGAGATACAGACAAAAAAGAAAATTTCTTTACTTTAGAGGGTGATGAAATAAGTACTAAAAAGTCTTTTAAAAAGGTTGGTACCCATCATGGAAGATTCCATGCTGATGAGGTAATGGCAACTGCAATTCTTAAGGGAATGTTTGAGATAGAATTAATAAGAACGAGAGATCCGAAGATATTAAGTGAATTGGATATAGTATATGATGTAGGTGGAGGGGAGTTTGATCATCATGGTGTTGAAAAGGTGTGTAGGGATGATGGTATCCCCTTTGCGGCCTGCGGATTGATATGGAGGAAATTTGGAAGAGGTGTTATACAATTCAAAGATCCATCCTTGAGTGAAGAGGATATTGAGTCAGTTTTTCAATATGTGGATAGAGTCTTAATTAAAGGTGTCGATGCACTAGATAATGGAATCAGGACAGGGGATGGAATAATACCAACCATGAATATATCATCAATTATATCGGGATTTAACCCACCATGGTATTCAGAGAAATCTGACGAAGAAGCATTTAATGAGGCAGTGGACACTGCATCAGTAATTTTAGAAAATACAATAAACCGTAGACTATCTGTATTGAAATCAGAAGAAATTGTGCTCAGGGCATATAAGAGTAGAATTATTCCCGAGGTTTTAATCCTTGATACATTTTGTCCTTGGGGAGAAACACTTGGATCTGTTGATGAAAAAGAGGAAGTGCTTTTTATAGTTTATCCAAGAAAAGATGATTATGCAATGCAGACGGTTAGAGACAAGG is a window of Anaeromicrobium sediminis DNA encoding:
- a CDS encoding FAD-binding protein, with translation MVYDIVIVGGGPSGSTLARMLDEKYKVLLIDKRNLYDEINFKREKCCGGLLAPDAQKVLAQFGLGLPKDVIVGPQMFSVRSIDIDNHILKYYQRHYINVHREKFDRWLLSLVPQNVQVMTSCIFKGYRETEGNIEVEVFNQGVTEKISTKLLVGADGATSKVRRMAFENDKLPDRYVSIQKWYKTSKESPHFISIFDEEVTDFYSWVIQKEDYAIVGAAILDYANANEKFQILVEKLRKKGYEFGKCIKREGTWIMRPRKLNQINLFKGNVALIGEAGGFISPSSAEGISYALKSGAILADCINHSMKNYGLRYKRKTTKLRINIFVKNLKSLLMYNKFTRKLIMKTGVLAMEVHKNVY
- a CDS encoding DUF6762 family protein, whose amino-acid sequence is MEKNKESGVLEKEIENYTISNHGNLIESIYMIHEEEKDLVYVKITTDKDVEDWEFPAILDYYDEDTLKNVALSCKEIEDTYNPTWEVVVEFIPIQDEMQKKLQALLNKHKEQLDEVYDTIKGKKEEYK
- a CDS encoding MYG1 family protein — translated: MIQLKVKKKNINKLYGIKMENIIADILCFFEMVLFRMNCLIFKPYITIYIKELLFDFLEIPKRDTDKKENFFTLEGDEISTKKSFKKVGTHHGRFHADEVMATAILKGMFEIELIRTRDPKILSELDIVYDVGGGEFDHHGVEKVCRDDGIPFAACGLIWRKFGRGVIQFKDPSLSEEDIESVFQYVDRVLIKGVDALDNGIRTGDGIIPTMNISSIISGFNPPWYSEKSDEEAFNEAVDTASVILENTINRRLSVLKSEEIVLRAYKSRIIPEVLILDTFCPWGETLGSVDEKEEVLFIVYPRKDDYAMQTVRDKDGKDRKYLPKSWAGKMDEELVAITGVRDSVFCHTGRFIAVARSFKGIMKMAQLAINEPQEVKEGRFFRFITRLFSRR